One genomic segment of Impatiens glandulifera chromosome 6, dImpGla2.1, whole genome shotgun sequence includes these proteins:
- the LOC124943470 gene encoding LOB domain-containing protein 18-like, with product MWGLQILAKDVLDECIFAPYFDSDEGTANFESVHKIFGANNISKLLTNIPIEKRANIVFTFCLEAQARLQNPVYGCMSEIYALQNQVITLEAELSSMQAQVATQQSPLYEFDLNIGSSQEAADQNTFAGAPVRGGDGKSLLGSSLIDNYF from the exons ATGTGGGGCCTGCAAATTCTTGCAAAAGATGTGCTAGATGAGTGCATTTTTGCACCTTATTTCGATTCTGATGAAGGAACCGCAAATTTCGAATCCGTTCATAAAATTTTCGGAGCCAACAACATTTCCAAGCTTCTAACCAATATCCCGATCGAAAAAAGAGCCAATATCGTTTTCACTTTCTGTTTGGAGGCTCAGGCTCGTCTCCAAAATCCTGTCTATGGTTGTATGTCTGAGATCTATGCTCTCCAAAATCAG gtcaTAACTTTAGAAGCTGAGCTTTCTTCAATGCAAGCCCAAGTAGCCACGCAGCAGTCACCTCTCTATGAGTTTGATCTAAATATTGGATCATCTCAGGAGGCAGCCGATCAGAACACTTTCGCCGGAGCTCCAGTCCGCGGCGGTGATGGGAAAAGTTTGCTAGGGAGTTCCCTAATTGATAATTACTTTTGA